GCGCCGATTTGGGGCAAAAATTGGCACCGGAGTGGTCATTCGCCCGACTGCCCGTTTTACCTACCCTTGGAAGGTAGAAATTGGCGATTACAGTTGGATTGGGGATGATGTCGTTCTCTACAGTCTCGATCGCATCGCCATCGGCAGTCATTGCGTCATTTCTCAAGAATGTTACCTCTGCACCGGCTCCCATGACTTTGAAAGCCGAAGCTTTCCCTTAAAAACAGCACCGATTGCCGTAGGGAATGGCGCTTGGGTGGCATCAGATTGTTTTATCGCTCCGGGTGTGACGATTGGAGCTAATAGCGTCATCGGCGCGCGCAGTACGGTACTCAAAGATATCCCCCCGGAGCAAGTTGCCTGGGGAAATCCCTGTCGCCCGCACCGCGATCGCCAAATGAAAGCTTAAATTGATGCAGTTTGGTTAACTAATCCCAAGATGTTCTGCATAGCCTGAAA
The window above is part of the Oscillatoria sp. FACHB-1406 genome. Proteins encoded here:
- the hpsU gene encoding hormogonium polysaccharide biosynthesis acetyltransferase HpsU — protein: MTHPESSPRCDDEPWIDLRLYDQSHFDRGRSGAFILLWWLVQAVVFPLTLHNTHGIRCALLRRFGAKIGTGVVIRPTARFTYPWKVEIGDYSWIGDDVVLYSLDRIAIGSHCVISQECYLCTGSHDFESRSFPLKTAPIAVGNGAWVASDCFIAPGVTIGANSVIGARSTVLKDIPPEQVAWGNPCRPHRDRQMKA